A region of Fibrobacter succinogenes subsp. succinogenes S85 DNA encodes the following proteins:
- the ftsE gene encoding cell division ATP-binding protein FtsE: MIHFTHVTKSYEANWKALNNVTFRINKGEFVFLTGHSGAGKSTVLKLIYMDERPDEQRGGQVMVKFSDNILYDSKNTPDDRIQALRRKMGIIFQDFKLLPDRNVFENVALALRIVGTPSNKINAAVFDALALVGISQKRFAMPYTLSGGEQQRVAIARAMVHNPYLLLADEPTGNLDPKNAEEVFCIFKEINARGTTILMATHNPDFYLNSPFRRLELSHGELLNRDIL, encoded by the coding sequence ATGATCCATTTTACCCACGTCACGAAATCTTACGAAGCCAACTGGAAGGCGTTGAACAACGTCACCTTCCGCATTAATAAAGGCGAGTTTGTTTTCTTGACGGGGCATTCCGGCGCCGGAAAGTCGACGGTGCTGAAACTCATCTACATGGACGAACGTCCGGATGAACAGCGCGGTGGCCAGGTGATGGTCAAGTTCTCGGACAACATCTTGTACGATAGCAAGAATACGCCGGACGATAGAATCCAGGCGCTCCGCCGCAAGATGGGAATTATTTTCCAGGACTTTAAGCTGTTGCCGGATCGCAATGTTTTTGAGAATGTGGCGCTTGCGCTCCGCATTGTGGGGACTCCGAGCAATAAGATTAATGCTGCGGTCTTTGACGCGCTTGCGCTCGTGGGCATTAGCCAAAAGCGCTTTGCGATGCCTTACACGCTTTCGGGCGGTGAACAGCAGCGCGTAGCGATTGCCCGTGCGATGGTGCACAACCCGTATTTGCTTTTGGCGGATGAACCGACCGGTAACTTGGACCCGAAAAACGCTGAAGAAGTGTTCTGCATTTTCAAGGAAATCAATGCACGCGGTACGACCATCCTCATGGCTACGCATAACCCGGACTTTTATCTGAACAGCCCGTTCCGCCGCCTTGAACTCAGCCACGGCGAACTTTTAAACCGCGATATTTTGTAA
- a CDS encoding peptidylprolyl isomerase translates to MISNRIASLVFALSVGCFAEPVLMEGIAAVVDGKPIMRSEFMNNLYRFQDTPEAASMTEQQQKEAVLNRMIEEKVLLSRIDRDSIVISENEVDQRVTSHLQSIAASQKIDMATLEKAVRAQLGLSMIQYREQLGKQIRSHMEISRVRQLHVGTIHPTKKEVDVFYKDYKDSLPRQFNCVLLSHIQLPIKPDSMIVDSVKHVAEALIDSLNLGIKFELLAQRHSQDSTAAKGGDLGYFKRGLLDPAFEKAIERLKNGHYASTPVKTDLGWHIARVLGRKEDGVRSAQILLRTIPTAKDSAAVLALADSLRNNIKSKDEFAKAAKKFSEDKSSNFQGGLLGWFQRNEMEPAYVDPVANLNVGEISEPVMIDGAYHLFRLDDSRQVRELTLEEDYGKIELMAATHLENEKLQKLIQKWRKEVLVEIRMTE, encoded by the coding sequence ATGATCAGTAATCGAATTGCCTCTTTAGTTTTTGCCCTCTCTGTCGGCTGCTTTGCCGAGCCTGTTTTGATGGAAGGGATTGCGGCTGTTGTCGATGGCAAGCCGATTATGCGTTCGGAGTTCATGAACAACCTTTACAGGTTCCAGGACACGCCCGAAGCTGCGAGCATGACTGAACAGCAACAGAAAGAAGCTGTGCTGAATCGCATGATTGAAGAAAAGGTTTTGCTCAGCCGCATTGACCGCGACTCGATTGTGATTTCGGAAAACGAAGTGGACCAGCGCGTGACTTCTCATTTGCAGTCTATTGCCGCAAGCCAGAAGATTGATATGGCGACGCTCGAAAAGGCGGTGCGCGCGCAGCTTGGTCTTTCGATGATCCAGTACCGCGAACAGCTTGGTAAGCAAATCCGTAGTCACATGGAAATTTCCCGCGTGCGCCAGCTCCACGTAGGCACGATCCACCCGACCAAGAAAGAAGTGGATGTCTTCTACAAGGATTACAAGGATTCGCTCCCGCGCCAGTTCAACTGCGTCTTGTTGAGCCATATCCAGCTCCCGATTAAGCCGGATTCCATGATTGTGGACTCGGTGAAGCATGTCGCTGAAGCGTTGATTGATAGCCTCAACCTCGGCATCAAATTTGAACTTTTGGCCCAGCGCCATTCGCAGGATAGCACTGCCGCAAAGGGTGGCGACCTCGGTTACTTTAAGCGTGGTCTCTTGGACCCTGCTTTCGAAAAGGCTATTGAACGCTTGAAGAACGGTCATTATGCATCGACTCCGGTCAAGACGGATTTGGGCTGGCATATTGCTCGCGTGCTTGGCCGTAAGGAAGATGGCGTCCGCTCTGCACAGATCCTCTTGCGCACGATTCCGACTGCAAAGGATTCCGCTGCGGTATTGGCTCTCGCCGATTCTCTCCGCAACAATATTAAGTCGAAGGATGAATTTGCCAAGGCCGCAAAGAAGTTCAGCGAAGACAAGTCCAGCAACTTCCAGGGAGGCTTGCTTGGCTGGTTCCAGCGTAACGAAATGGAACCTGCTTATGTGGATCCGGTCGCGAACTTGAACGTCGGTGAAATTTCTGAACCGGTCATGATCGATGGCGCTTACCACTTGTTCCGTCTTGATGATTCCCGCCAGGTGCGCGAACTCACTCTTGAAGAAGATTACGGCAAGATTGAACTTATGGCCGCAACGCACTTGGAAAATGAAAAGCTCCAGAAGCTCATCCAAAAGTGGCGCAAGGAAGTTCTCGTCGAAATCAGAATGACGGAATAA